Proteins co-encoded in one Chitinispirillales bacterium ANBcel5 genomic window:
- a CDS encoding metal ABC transporter ATP-binding protein, producing the protein MIDHRDGYKQIKESVCRSCCTRLEKVKVTLGGTTILHNVNLHFHCGQFIVIIGPNGAGKSTLLKAIAGEIPYEGELKFHRFGKSEPIVPKIGYVPQKMPFDTHAPFSVEDLFGLSLTKKPRWLFQDKTVKERASKALAAVRGEHLLKRRIGQLSGGELQRVMLSLALTPRPDILLLDEPLSGVDFSGLNLFYKMISELRTEHDLSIVMVSHDLAISTAYADRVVFLNGEKIVEGSGEAVFGSPEVREIFGTVSFPNAGNNSGTHHHRGEDNV; encoded by the coding sequence ATGATTGATCACAGAGACGGTTATAAGCAGATAAAAGAAAGTGTGTGTCGTAGCTGCTGCACCAGATTAGAGAAGGTCAAAGTTACCCTTGGTGGCACAACGATACTGCACAATGTGAATCTACATTTTCATTGTGGACAGTTTATCGTTATCATTGGTCCAAACGGAGCGGGTAAATCGACTCTTTTAAAAGCAATTGCAGGTGAAATTCCATATGAGGGGGAATTAAAATTTCATCGCTTTGGAAAGTCTGAGCCGATTGTTCCAAAAATTGGCTATGTCCCCCAGAAAATGCCTTTTGATACTCATGCTCCCTTTTCGGTAGAAGACCTTTTCGGGTTATCTTTGACCAAAAAGCCCCGATGGCTATTTCAAGACAAAACCGTAAAAGAGAGGGCTTCGAAGGCATTGGCTGCTGTAAGGGGGGAGCATCTGCTTAAACGAAGAATCGGGCAGCTCTCGGGAGGAGAGTTGCAGAGGGTAATGCTTTCGCTTGCACTTACTCCCAGACCTGATATACTCCTTTTAGATGAACCGCTAAGTGGTGTGGATTTTTCCGGACTCAATCTCTTTTATAAAATGATTTCTGAACTACGAACTGAACATGATCTGTCGATAGTTATGGTGTCACACGATCTGGCCATAAGCACCGCTTATGCTGACAGGGTTGTATTTTTAAACGGGGAAAAAATTGTAGAGGGCTCGGGCGAAGCCGTTTTTGGCAGCCCTGAAGTACGGGAGATTTTTGGTACAGTGTCATTTCCTAACGCCGGTAATAACAGCGGAACCCATCACCATAGGGGTGAGGACAATGTTTGA
- a CDS encoding metal ABC transporter substrate-binding protein, which yields MKTNQLVAKYLWILPFITLLCCGGGETGSEKIILTSFYPVYISTLNIVSDVPGVKVKNMTGNTLGCLHDYHLTTDAVAKFEKASVFVIHGAGMERAFEQLYLNREVLKVIDASRGITLVEYSSAHHHHHHHGHDHHHGHDHHHHETEERSAEHQSSDDCMVNPHVWVSISNTIKQVETIAAELGRWDSVNADIYLKNAENYIERLQGLKNKFHEEIENLEHRTIALIHEYLSYFADEFGLEISTVVEGEPESQPSAAEIIRAVETIRKNEVKAIFIEPTESPHLAQTIAAESGISVYVFDPASTGPDCPDSYLDQMENNLEVLIKALSGNDD from the coding sequence TTGAAAACAAATCAGTTGGTGGCAAAATACCTGTGGATTTTACCATTCATCACATTGCTCTGCTGTGGTGGAGGGGAAACTGGTTCAGAAAAAATTATCCTCACTTCGTTTTATCCGGTATACATTTCTACCTTGAATATCGTTAGTGATGTGCCGGGAGTAAAAGTTAAAAATATGACCGGAAATACACTGGGTTGCCTCCATGACTATCACCTCACTACAGATGCGGTTGCAAAGTTTGAAAAGGCATCCGTTTTTGTGATTCATGGAGCAGGAATGGAACGGGCATTTGAGCAGTTGTATTTAAACAGGGAAGTTCTAAAAGTCATTGATGCAAGTAGAGGTATTACACTGGTCGAATACTCCTCTGCTCATCATCACCATCACCATCATGGACACGATCATCACCATGGGCACGACCACCATCATCATGAAACAGAAGAGCGCAGTGCAGAACACCAGTCCAGCGATGATTGTATGGTAAATCCTCATGTGTGGGTTAGCATATCCAATACTATTAAGCAGGTAGAGACCATCGCTGCTGAACTTGGCCGCTGGGATAGTGTCAATGCCGATATATACCTGAAAAATGCGGAAAACTACATAGAAAGGCTGCAAGGTCTTAAAAACAAATTCCATGAAGAGATAGAGAATCTTGAGCATAGAACTATCGCATTGATTCATGAGTATTTGTCCTATTTTGCTGATGAGTTTGGGTTAGAAATTTCGACTGTCGTTGAAGGAGAGCCGGAGAGCCAACCTTCGGCTGCGGAGATTATACGGGCTGTTGAGACAATTAGAAAAAATGAGGTGAAAGCGATATTTATTGAACCCACAGAATCACCTCATTTAGCACAGACAATTGCTGCTGAAAGTGGGATTTCTGTGTATGTGTTTGATCCCGCTTCAACCGGCCCCGATTGCCCCGACTCCTATCTTGATCAAATGGAGAATAATCTTGAGGTGCTGATTAAAGCGCTGAGTGGAAACGATGATTGA
- a CDS encoding Fur family transcriptional regulator, with the protein MNRSPLIGERRTKQRKAIIAYLRYAMKPLTAEEVFDGLCREFDNLSLSTVYRNLKKLQRSGFISAVKRQFENSTRYTLSDSSHVHHFVCRHCMKTIPLNFCPLEAIKEKVDEDAFKIEGHSFELYGSCVDCINL; encoded by the coding sequence ATGAATAGATCGCCTTTAATTGGTGAGCGCCGGACAAAGCAGCGAAAAGCAATAATTGCATATCTTCGCTACGCAATGAAACCTCTCACAGCCGAAGAGGTATTTGATGGTCTGTGTCGCGAATTTGACAATCTAAGTCTCTCCACGGTGTATCGTAATCTTAAAAAGTTGCAAAGGTCTGGTTTTATAAGTGCTGTTAAACGGCAGTTTGAAAACAGCACCAGATACACACTTTCTGATTCGTCACATGTGCATCATTTCGTCTGCAGGCACTGTATGAAAACCATCCCTCTAAACTTTTGTCCCCTTGAAGCTATAAAGGAAAAAGTGGATGAGGATGCTTTTAAGATTGAGGGACACAGCTTTGAACTGTACGGCAGTTGTGTTGACTGTATAAACCTTTGA